Proteins from a single region of Candidatus Margulisiibacteriota bacterium:
- a CDS encoding acetyl-CoA carboxylase carboxyltransferase subunit alpha: MQNRFLLDFERPIASLYKKIDELKKLGKSGALDLESETAALEKRIESLRREIFSSLTPIQVVSVSRHQQRPTTLDYIGQIFEDFVELHGDRYFGDDRALVGGFAKLDGRPVMVLGQQKGNSTKENIFRNFGMAHPEGYRKALRLMKLAEKFNNPIICLIDTPGAYPGIGAEERGQAEAIARNLREMALLKVPMVCVITGEGGSGGALGIGMGNRVLMFEYSIYSVISPEGCAAILFKDASRAAEAAQNFKLTAKDLFELKVIDGIIKEPLGGAHNDLKTAADNLKEALILQLDELKSLSLEAVVKDRYKKFRNFGEFIE, from the coding sequence ATGCAAAACAGATTTCTTCTTGATTTTGAAAGGCCTATAGCCAGTCTTTACAAAAAGATAGACGAGCTCAAAAAGCTCGGCAAAAGCGGCGCCCTGGACCTTGAGAGCGAAACCGCCGCTCTCGAAAAAAGGATAGAATCCCTGAGGCGTGAGATCTTTTCGAGCCTGACCCCTATACAGGTAGTATCGGTATCGCGCCATCAGCAAAGGCCCACCACGCTCGATTATATCGGGCAAATATTCGAGGATTTTGTCGAACTGCACGGGGACCGCTATTTTGGGGATGACAGGGCCCTGGTGGGCGGGTTTGCAAAACTCGACGGCAGGCCCGTGATGGTACTGGGACAGCAAAAGGGAAATTCGACAAAAGAGAACATCTTCAGGAACTTTGGTATGGCCCACCCCGAAGGATACAGAAAAGCACTCAGGCTGATGAAGTTGGCGGAAAAATTCAACAACCCCATCATCTGCCTGATAGATACGCCTGGAGCCTACCCCGGCATCGGGGCAGAGGAAAGAGGACAGGCAGAGGCAATAGCCAGAAATTTAAGAGAAATGGCGCTTTTGAAAGTGCCAATGGTCTGCGTAATAACAGGAGAAGGCGGAAGCGGAGGGGCTCTCGGCATAGGCATGGGCAACCGGGTCCTTATGTTCGAATACTCTATCTATTCGGTCATCTCCCCAGAAGGCTGCGCAGCCATACTCTTTAAGGATGCCTCAAGGGCCGCCGAGGCGGCGCAAAACTTCAAACTCACCGCAAAAGACCTTTTTGAACTAAAAGTAATAGATGGTATCATAAAAGAGCCGCTGGGAGGCGCCCATAACGACCTTAAGACCGCGGCAGACAACCTTAAGGAGGCGCTTATCCTTCAGTTGGACGAGTTAAAAAGCCTCTCCTTAGAAGCCGTA
- the accD gene encoding acetyl-CoA carboxylase, carboxyltransferase subunit beta encodes MTISEWFNKKKSPAYSAERLDIPGNLWVKCFKCKETLFNKDLEANLKVCPKCGYHFKLSSKERIATLLDGSSFSPYDPEMRSKDFLGFFDTKQYAKRLLEHEEKSGLAEAVVTGEGTLGGKHVCLAVMDFGFMGGSMGSVVGEKITRAAERALKLRLPLIIVSTSGGARMQEGIMSLMQMAKTSSALAMLGQNNIPFISILADPTTGGVSASFAMLGDINIGEPAALVGFAGPRVIEQTVRQKLPPGFQRSEYLLEHGMVDMVVERKDLRPVLIKCLDWLGY; translated from the coding sequence ATGACAATTTCAGAGTGGTTTAACAAGAAAAAAAGCCCGGCGTACTCTGCCGAAAGGCTCGATATTCCCGGAAATCTCTGGGTAAAGTGCTTCAAATGCAAAGAGACCCTGTTCAATAAGGACCTGGAGGCGAACCTGAAAGTCTGCCCCAAATGCGGTTATCATTTCAAGCTCTCTTCAAAGGAAAGGATAGCCACGCTGCTTGACGGCTCAAGTTTTTCCCCATATGACCCCGAAATGAGGTCAAAGGACTTTCTCGGTTTTTTTGACACAAAACAGTACGCAAAAAGACTTCTGGAGCACGAAGAAAAGTCGGGGCTTGCGGAAGCCGTAGTAACAGGGGAAGGAACCCTGGGAGGCAAGCATGTTTGCCTGGCAGTGATGGACTTCGGCTTTATGGGCGGAAGCATGGGCTCCGTTGTAGGTGAAAAGATCACCCGAGCGGCCGAAAGGGCTCTGAAGCTTCGTCTTCCTCTGATAATAGTATCAACCTCAGGAGGGGCCAGAATGCAGGAAGGCATAATGTCCCTGATGCAGATGGCCAAGACATCTTCGGCCCTTGCGATGCTGGGACAGAATAACATCCCTTTCATAAGCATCCTTGCCGACCCTACCACAGGAGGAGTGTCTGCCAGCTTTGCCATGCTGGGTGACATTAACATAGGTGAACCAGCCGCATTAGTCGGCTTTGCGGGCCCCAGGGTCATCGAGCAGACCGTAAGGCAAAAACTTCCTCCCGGGTTCCAGAGGTCGGAATATCTGCTGGAGCACGGGATGGTGGACATGGTGGTAGAAAGAAAAGACCTCAGACCGGTACTTATCAAATGCCTGGACTGGTTAGGATACTAA
- the rpsT gene encoding 30S ribosomal protein S20, translating into MANIKSAVKRIKTSSRNEQRNKALKARVKKAVKEAKTAISVKSEQAGQALKDALKRIDKSVTKGLLHKRTAARKKSRLMKLFNRTK; encoded by the coding sequence ATGGCAAACATAAAATCGGCTGTAAAAAGGATAAAGACCAGCAGCAGGAACGAGCAGCGAAACAAGGCGCTCAAGGCCAGGGTAAAGAAGGCCGTTAAAGAAGCAAAGACGGCGATAAGCGTTAAGTCGGAACAAGCCGGTCAGGCCCTAAAGGATGCCTTAAAGAGGATCGACAAATCGGTAACAAAGGGACTGCTCCACAAAAGGACCGCCGCCCGCAAAAAATCCAGACTGATGAAACTGTTCAACAGGACCAAGTAA